The DNA window tatttgttttttcttAAACTTATGCacctaaaaaatttaaatcaacACAAATATCAATAGAGGCGCCTAAGACCATCATGACCGATCCGGATAGGCGACGTCATGGCAGCAATATCGATACGTAAGAAAGTGACAACTATAGAGAATAACGTTTGTCATTAAGAAAACCACAACAATGAGGTGCACATGAgggaaatcaaaataaatataaacagTCGTCTACCACAGCCACAACtccctttcctttctccttatGTACCACCCACTCCACCTCATTGCCACCTATTCATTTCTATCTTTATTATAGAAATGAGATTAAATGAATAACACGTGAAGGTTGACATCAATAGGCCTCAAGAGGACGATTCTCTAAGATGGAGTGAAGTGTGACTCGTAGTACTTAGTAACGAGCTAATCGCGACCTAATCTCTCTTATAATACACACCCCTACTTTCGAACACTTGAACTTCTCATTTCATTCAGCGACATAACCCCGAATCAATTCATACAATCTGAAAACTAACTAACCTCCTATGTGAAACAACTACGATCAAGGCAAAAATCATCACcattaaaaaataatgaataaaaataattgttgtCAATTCATCGAAAATACCCAATAAACTCACAATCGAACTCAAGAATTCtgagaatttaaataaaaaaaattaaatttccagTCAGAAAACCACACAACAAGACCATCGTTTAGACCgtttaaaatttcaacacaatcTTAATCAGGCGCCAAAGCAATTCTTTAAGAAACCGAAATCCGAGTCATCTAGTCATCTCAACCGTCAAATCAAGTCTTATCCACGGCCAACAATAGAACTAAGCATCACACGGATAGAATCTCATATCCGTCGATTAAACCTCAAGATCCACGGTCCCAATCCCTTACCACAATACTCCATCTTCCTATAAAATCGATCTTCCACACTCCCTctcatcaccaaaaattcaaacGTAATTCATTCCCTTTTCAAACCTTTTCTCAAGCACATATCAAGAAAATGTCTGGCCGCGGCAAAGGAGGTAAAGGATTGGGCAAGGGAGGCGCGAAACGACACCGTAAGGTGCTCCGCGACAACATCCAAGGGATCACGAAGCCGGCGATCCGACGCCTGGCTCGCAGGGGCGGCGTCAAGCGCATCAGCGGCCTGATCTACGAGGAGACTCGCGGCGTGCTGAAGATCTTCCTCGAGAACGTCATCCGCGACGCCGTGACCTACACCGAGCACGCTCGCCGGAAAACTGTGACGGCGATGGATGTCGTCTACGCTCTCAAGAGGCAGGGACGCACTCTCTACGGATTCGGCGGTTAGGTTTTAGGCTTAATCGATGTATAGATGAATTGAATCGGAAAGTTAGGGTTTGTGTTTTCCGAATTAGGGGTTTATGTTTGTGCCGC is part of the Salvia splendens isolate huo1 chromosome 22, SspV2, whole genome shotgun sequence genome and encodes:
- the LOC121785812 gene encoding histone H4; translated protein: MSGRGKGGKGLGKGGAKRHRKVLRDNIQGITKPAIRRLARRGGVKRISGLIYEETRGVLKIFLENVIRDAVTYTEHARRKTVTAMDVVYALKRQGRTLYGFGG